The Mucilaginibacter yixingensis genome window below encodes:
- a CDS encoding acyltransferase family protein codes for MEKSALKSPRLLSLDIFRGGTVALMILVNNAGDSKHKYSQLNHSEWNGFTLTDLVFPCFLFMVGVSIVFAMERKKKEGNHGKIILSAFKRMVWLILISWAILLFVKHQVPDDVTTITAKAGYLLTHLRIPGVLQRIGVVFFLTTILYLKTSSKSQNIVLAAILVGYFVLLCFVPVPYADYPSLAPADNWGAWIDRAVFGTTHLYKIQWDPEGLLSTLPSIASCLIGVRAGEWLKRNNVEPGDKVSWLFVYGIGAIVLALFWHIFFPINKKLWTSSYVLLTGGIALNVLAFTYWLVDIKGRQRFTWPLVVFGMNALMAYIVSDIIRAVFNMMTISGMDGMVFIQNRLVAPCFSSPYNASLAGSIVIVLLCWLPMYVLYRRKIYIKV; via the coding sequence ATGGAAAAATCTGCATTAAAAAGCCCCCGGCTGCTGTCGCTGGATATTTTCAGGGGAGGAACCGTTGCGCTGATGATCCTGGTGAATAATGCCGGGGACAGCAAACATAAATACAGTCAGTTGAATCATTCTGAGTGGAATGGTTTTACGCTGACCGACCTGGTTTTTCCCTGTTTTCTGTTCATGGTTGGCGTATCCATTGTTTTTGCCATGGAGCGGAAGAAAAAGGAAGGAAATCATGGAAAGATCATTCTCAGTGCCTTTAAACGGATGGTATGGTTGATTCTGATCTCGTGGGCTATCCTGCTGTTCGTAAAACATCAGGTGCCTGACGATGTAACCACCATCACCGCCAAAGCAGGGTATCTGTTAACACATCTTCGCATCCCGGGCGTATTGCAGCGTATAGGCGTAGTGTTCTTTTTAACAACAATACTGTACTTAAAAACCAGTTCTAAGAGTCAGAACATAGTTTTAGCTGCCATTCTGGTGGGATATTTTGTGCTGCTGTGTTTTGTGCCGGTGCCTTACGCAGATTATCCGAGCCTTGCGCCCGCAGATAACTGGGGAGCCTGGATAGATCGTGCAGTTTTTGGAACTACGCACCTGTATAAAATACAGTGGGACCCCGAAGGTTTGCTGAGTACGTTACCTTCCATAGCAAGTTGTTTAATTGGCGTTAGGGCAGGCGAGTGGCTAAAACGCAACAACGTTGAGCCTGGCGATAAGGTGAGCTGGCTGTTTGTTTACGGCATCGGGGCCATTGTGCTGGCGTTGTTCTGGCATATCTTTTTCCCCATCAATAAAAAACTGTGGACCAGCTCTTACGTACTGCTAACCGGCGGAATAGCACTTAACGTGCTGGCCTTTACCTACTGGCTGGTTGATATAAAAGGCCGGCAGCGTTTTACCTGGCCCTTAGTTGTTTTCGGGATGAATGCGCTGATGGCCTATATTGTCAGCGATATCATTCGCGCTGTTTTTAATATGATGACAATTAGCGGTATGGACGGAATGGTGTTTATTCAGAACCGCCTGGTTGCGCCTTGCTTCTCATCGCCCTACAATGCTTCGCTTGCCGGTTCTATTGTAATTGTGCTGCTCTGCTGGTTGCCGATGTATGTGCTTTATAGAAGGAAGATCTATATTAAGGTATGA
- a CDS encoding glycoside hydrolase family 105 protein has protein sequence MMFIPKTRRLLFAAAALITLNKPAMAATPPDDNLKPAYIMEVMHRVADWQLNAWSTNGFNHPEVDWTNAACYTGIYALGNMPGNEKYLKPMVKIGEDLKWNTGKRRFMADDYCIGQLYAQLYMNYKDAKMIAAWKTQADSIIAKPHNESLEWKNGIANREWAWCDALFMGPTALAYLSKATGDTKYLDCATKLWWKTTDYLYNPAEQLYFRDQSFFGKKEQNGKPVFWSRGNGWVLAGLVRVMENMPANYPDRTRFEELYKNMAAKVASLQQPDGSWHASLLDPGSYDIKETSGTGFYCYALLWGMNHKLLDDKKYWPVVKKAWSALTSSVHADGMLGNVQPIGASPDKVTDGSTEVYGPGAFLLAGVQLHEYVTAHPQVYRTKHQK, from the coding sequence ATGATGTTTATACCGAAGACCAGGCGTTTGCTGTTTGCTGCCGCAGCCTTAATTACGCTTAATAAACCAGCTATGGCCGCTACGCCGCCAGACGATAACCTGAAACCAGCCTACATTATGGAGGTGATGCACCGCGTGGCCGATTGGCAGTTGAACGCATGGAGCACTAACGGCTTTAATCACCCCGAGGTAGATTGGACCAACGCCGCCTGTTATACCGGCATTTATGCACTAGGCAACATGCCGGGTAACGAGAAATACCTGAAGCCGATGGTAAAAATAGGCGAGGATTTAAAGTGGAACACCGGCAAGCGCAGGTTTATGGCTGATGATTACTGTATTGGCCAGCTGTACGCACAGCTTTATATGAATTATAAGGATGCCAAAATGATTGCCGCCTGGAAAACACAGGCCGACAGCATTATTGCCAAACCCCACAACGAGAGCCTGGAATGGAAAAACGGAATTGCCAACCGCGAATGGGCCTGGTGCGATGCCTTGTTTATGGGGCCAACAGCGCTGGCCTACCTGAGCAAAGCCACAGGCGATACTAAATACCTGGATTGCGCCACCAAATTGTGGTGGAAAACAACCGACTATCTGTACAACCCGGCAGAGCAACTGTACTTCCGCGATCAAAGCTTTTTTGGGAAGAAAGAACAAAACGGCAAACCCGTGTTTTGGTCGCGCGGTAACGGTTGGGTATTAGCCGGACTGGTGCGCGTTATGGAAAACATGCCTGCAAATTATCCGGATCGGACGCGGTTTGAAGAACTATACAAGAACATGGCAGCAAAGGTGGCCTCATTGCAACAGCCAGATGGCAGCTGGCATGCCTCACTGCTTGATCCCGGAAGCTACGATATTAAAGAAACCAGCGGCACCGGCTTTTACTGCTACGCGCTGCTTTGGGGCATGAACCACAAACTATTGGACGATAAAAAGTATTGGCCGGTGGTAAAAAAGGCCTGGAGTGCATTAACCTCGTCTGTACATGCCGATGGTATGCTGGGCAATGTACAACCTATCGGCGCCAGTCCGGATAAGGTGACCGATGGCAGCACCGAAGTTTACGGACCGGGTGCGTTCCTGCTGGCTGGTGTGCAGCTGCATGAGTATGTAACCGCGCATCCGCAGGTTTATCGTACCAAACATCAGAAATAA
- the hepC gene encoding heparin-sulfate lyase HepC: protein MKIFFSTMFTCLLFTGSLLTAHAQEQPVTKESFACINLKHRGLEKVRQQFDAGRYDAAATALLSYYRNRTGMLRPNFDLDELKRSTGKKLSPDIREAADNALLHKFKPHKAYPYYDFGKDINWQLRPVPDQLFNTFLHRTAFWEPLGKAYWATGDERYAREWITEVRDWIKKNQPGAYPDDKDYAWKAFVVSFRLNYWSSYFNMFLKSPNFTPAFLMEFLDVYAQQADYVLANYTPDGNHRLFEAEHMMYAGYSFPEMQHCSTWSASGIKVLNEEIGKQILPDGVDFELSTSYHITVLTTFLEGLKIAQQAGAENDFPESYRNLVKQMIDAVGKYSFPDYTFPLYGNSFLTDKAQMIKSYRDWSTVFPLDQTIRWFATDGASGSAPDYHSSALHNAGFYTFRSSNPLDMKSTVMQIKAGPPAGFHSHPDNGNFVLWVKGRNFTPDAGSFVYANVGNIVNPKRDWYRSTKAHQTLTLDDQNIENKAEEKKWTPSGDIEVLTYTNPSYEHLSHQRSFLFVDHAYLIIVDKAYGSATGKLGIHFNLQEDSKPVVDQAHNRINTTYADGNNLLIQNLNADQIGLKATDSFVSYQYQKEKPRPAFVFEKPKANANAQTFITILYPYTGKTAPNISLKENAGNDYEKGVINITITVNGRKRDIQTTLLQ from the coding sequence ATGAAGATATTTTTCAGCACCATGTTTACCTGTCTCCTGTTTACAGGGTCTTTGCTGACAGCCCATGCTCAGGAACAGCCGGTAACCAAAGAAAGCTTTGCCTGCATCAACCTCAAACATCGGGGACTTGAAAAAGTAAGGCAACAGTTTGATGCCGGCCGCTATGATGCCGCGGCCACCGCACTGCTCAGCTATTACCGCAACCGCACCGGCATGCTGCGACCAAACTTTGACCTAGATGAACTGAAAAGATCAACCGGCAAAAAGTTAAGTCCCGATATACGGGAAGCGGCAGACAATGCCTTGCTGCATAAATTTAAACCGCACAAGGCTTACCCTTACTATGATTTTGGCAAGGATATTAACTGGCAACTGCGCCCCGTGCCCGATCAATTGTTCAATACTTTCCTTCACCGAACCGCCTTTTGGGAGCCATTGGGCAAGGCCTACTGGGCCACCGGCGATGAAAGATACGCCCGGGAATGGATCACCGAGGTGCGCGACTGGATTAAAAAGAATCAACCAGGCGCTTACCCTGACGACAAAGATTACGCATGGAAAGCTTTCGTTGTATCGTTCCGCCTCAATTACTGGAGCAGCTATTTCAATATGTTCCTGAAGTCGCCCAACTTCACACCTGCCTTTTTGATGGAGTTTCTGGATGTTTATGCCCAGCAGGCCGATTACGTGCTGGCCAACTATACGCCCGACGGCAACCACCGCTTGTTTGAGGCCGAGCACATGATGTATGCCGGTTACAGCTTCCCCGAGATGCAGCATTGCAGCACCTGGAGCGCCAGCGGCATCAAGGTACTGAACGAGGAGATTGGCAAACAGATCTTGCCAGACGGCGTGGATTTTGAGCTATCAACCTCCTATCACATCACCGTGCTCACTACTTTTCTGGAAGGTTTGAAGATTGCGCAACAAGCAGGCGCAGAAAACGATTTCCCGGAGAGCTATCGCAACCTGGTTAAACAGATGATCGATGCCGTTGGTAAATATTCTTTCCCTGATTATACTTTCCCGCTATATGGCAATTCCTTCCTGACCGACAAAGCGCAGATGATAAAAAGCTACCGGGACTGGTCTACGGTGTTTCCTCTAGATCAAACTATCCGCTGGTTTGCTACAGATGGGGCATCGGGCAGTGCTCCGGATTATCATTCATCTGCCTTGCACAATGCCGGTTTTTACACCTTCCGCAGCAGTAATCCGCTGGATATGAAGAGTACGGTGATGCAGATCAAAGCTGGTCCACCGGCCGGGTTCCACTCCCATCCTGATAACGGCAACTTTGTGCTATGGGTAAAAGGCCGCAACTTTACGCCCGATGCCGGCAGCTTTGTTTATGCCAACGTGGGCAACATTGTTAACCCCAAAAGAGATTGGTACCGCAGCACCAAAGCCCACCAAACGCTAACACTTGACGACCAGAACATCGAAAACAAAGCCGAGGAAAAGAAATGGACGCCCAGCGGAGACATAGAAGTATTGACTTACACCAACCCCAGCTATGAGCACCTGAGCCATCAGCGCAGCTTTCTGTTTGTTGATCATGCTTATTTGATCATCGTTGATAAAGCTTATGGCAGCGCCACAGGTAAACTGGGCATTCATTTTAACCTGCAAGAAGATAGTAAACCTGTGGTTGATCAAGCGCATAACCGCATAAACACCACCTACGCTGACGGCAACAATCTGCTGATCCAAAATTTAAATGCAGATCAAATAGGGTTAAAGGCAACAGATAGTTTTGTGTCTTATCAATATCAAAAAGAAAAGCCTCGTCCAGCATTTGTATTTGAGAAGCCCAAAGCTAATGCCAACGCGCAAACATTTATCACCATCTTATACCCTTATACCGGCAAGACAGCGCCAAACATCAGCCTGAAAGAAAATGCGGGGAATGATTATGAAAAGGGAGTGATCAATATTACGATTACGGTAAACGGCCGAAAAAGAGATATCCAAACAACGCTTCTTCAATAA
- a CDS encoding ROK family protein: protein MTATETFLTLHIGGAHFSTCLFNRETGGIVPQSYQRIPVSYKVGQNMLLQIWANAIADLPAKHLANLTGCAVSVPLPFIDPKAQYIPACAERYAKLYPICLVEFFAEILNLQPEDVQLHYNGTAYLKGELFARPGLDVPGVAGVHFGTDLSASVITGGGIQHLGWESKRYLNKRANDYLSAQALMRGYHQETGISVMNVGQLTALSKESVAARDVLKDFLRRALSFLVREAANSHIHTVVLGGDLVRYNLDFFQNLKEELSTRITCWSNRDDTFHRGLFQLFQESEQHVSLIEF, encoded by the coding sequence ATGACAGCGACAGAGACATTTTTAACACTACACATTGGCGGGGCACATTTTTCTACCTGTCTGTTTAACCGCGAAACAGGGGGCATAGTGCCACAGAGTTATCAGCGCATCCCGGTTAGTTATAAAGTGGGGCAGAACATGTTGCTGCAGATCTGGGCGAACGCCATTGCCGATTTACCTGCCAAACATCTTGCCAATTTAACCGGATGCGCCGTTTCGGTGCCTTTACCTTTTATTGATCCAAAAGCTCAATACATTCCGGCTTGTGCAGAGCGGTATGCTAAGTTATACCCCATTTGCCTGGTTGAGTTTTTTGCCGAAATCTTAAATCTGCAGCCCGAGGATGTGCAGTTACATTATAACGGAACAGCTTATTTAAAAGGCGAGCTTTTTGCCCGGCCCGGCCTTGATGTCCCGGGTGTGGCCGGTGTGCATTTTGGTACAGACCTGTCGGCCTCGGTAATTACAGGCGGGGGCATCCAGCATTTGGGTTGGGAGTCAAAACGCTATTTAAATAAGCGTGCTAATGATTACCTGTCGGCCCAGGCCTTAATGCGCGGCTATCATCAGGAAACCGGTATATCGGTTATGAATGTCGGTCAGTTGACGGCATTGAGTAAGGAAAGTGTTGCAGCCCGCGACGTGCTCAAAGATTTCCTGCGCCGTGCTCTGAGCTTCCTGGTCAGAGAGGCGGCCAATAGCCACATCCACACAGTTGTTTTAGGCGGAGATCTTGTTCGTTATAACCTCGATTTTTTTCAGAATCTCAAGGAAGAGCTATCCACCAGGATTACTTGCTGGAGCAACCGGGATGATACCTTTCACCGGGGCTTATTTCAGTTGTTTCAGGAAAGTGAACAACACGTGAGTCTGATAGAATTTTAA
- a CDS encoding sulfatase, whose product MNYRSLKSFGWLVLLLSVSQQAMAQQPAGRKPNIVFIMTDDHTTQAMSCYGSKLIKTPNLDRIANEGIRFKNCFVTNAVCGPSRATILTGKYNHLNGLTDNTKIFDSTQVIYPQLLKRAGYQTAMIGKWHLGTLPVGFDYYSVLPNQGDYYQPQFIENGKRITEQGYVTDIITDKAISFLQKRDKDKPFLLIYQHKAPHRNWLPAMRHLGMFDHTVFPEPFNLLDKYKDRGRAAKEQMMNIATNMWDAWDLKLMSSKQLDSMARVVATTPFKDDKADEYLQANDASLDKQRFFQVYNRFTPEQKAAWNKVYDRRVAEFKKLHLKGDALVKWKYQQYMRDYMACVVSVDENVGRLLDYLKQIGELDNTIIVYTSDQGFYLGEHGWFDKRFMYEESLRTPLLVRYPPAIKAGSVSNALAMNLDFAPTLLDYAGVKTPADMQGVSLRPVLDKAGKTPANWRKAVYYHYFEFPGWHMVKRHYGIRTNRFKLIHFYNDINEWELYDLKNDPHEMHNQYHNPKYATTLKQLKVQLQQLQTKYKDYAR is encoded by the coding sequence ATGAACTACAGATCTCTCAAGTCGTTTGGCTGGCTGGTGTTATTGCTATCAGTTTCTCAACAGGCGATGGCACAACAACCGGCAGGCAGAAAGCCCAATATTGTTTTTATAATGACGGACGATCATACCACCCAGGCCATGAGTTGCTATGGTAGTAAACTGATCAAAACGCCAAACCTTGACCGCATAGCCAATGAAGGTATCAGGTTTAAAAACTGTTTTGTTACCAATGCCGTGTGCGGGCCGTCGCGTGCTACGATACTTACCGGGAAGTATAATCACCTCAATGGTTTGACCGATAATACCAAGATCTTTGACAGTACTCAGGTAATCTATCCGCAGTTGTTAAAGCGGGCAGGCTACCAAACCGCCATGATTGGCAAATGGCATTTAGGCACGCTGCCTGTTGGGTTTGACTATTATAGCGTGTTGCCCAATCAGGGTGATTATTACCAGCCGCAGTTTATTGAAAACGGGAAACGAATAACCGAGCAAGGCTACGTAACCGATATTATAACCGATAAGGCCATCAGTTTTTTGCAGAAACGCGATAAAGACAAACCGTTTTTACTCATCTATCAGCATAAAGCCCCGCATCGCAACTGGCTCCCGGCCATGCGGCATTTGGGGATGTTTGATCATACGGTGTTCCCGGAGCCTTTTAATCTGCTGGATAAATACAAAGATCGAGGTCGCGCAGCCAAAGAGCAGATGATGAACATTGCCACCAATATGTGGGATGCCTGGGATCTGAAGCTGATGTCGTCAAAACAACTGGACTCTATGGCCAGGGTTGTTGCTACGACGCCATTTAAAGATGATAAGGCCGATGAATACCTGCAAGCCAATGATGCCTCGTTGGATAAGCAACGTTTCTTCCAGGTATATAACCGTTTTACCCCGGAGCAGAAGGCCGCGTGGAACAAGGTTTATGATCGCCGGGTGGCCGAGTTTAAAAAACTTCATTTAAAAGGCGATGCCCTGGTAAAATGGAAATACCAGCAGTATATGCGCGATTATATGGCCTGTGTGGTGAGTGTGGACGAAAACGTGGGCCGCCTGCTGGATTATTTGAAACAAATAGGGGAGTTGGATAATACCATCATCGTTTACACCTCAGATCAGGGATTTTACCTGGGCGAGCATGGCTGGTTTGACAAACGCTTTATGTATGAGGAGTCTTTACGCACGCCGCTGCTGGTAAGATATCCACCGGCCATCAAAGCAGGCAGCGTGAGCAACGCACTGGCCATGAACCTTGATTTTGCCCCCACTTTGCTGGATTATGCAGGCGTAAAAACACCGGCAGATATGCAGGGTGTTTCTCTGCGTCCGGTTTTGGATAAGGCGGGTAAAACACCTGCCAACTGGCGTAAGGCTGTTTATTACCACTACTTCGAATTCCCGGGCTGGCACATGGTAAAACGGCATTACGGCATCCGCACTAACCGGTTTAAGCTGATTCATTTTTATAATGATATAAACGAGTGGGAACTGTATGATCTGAAGAACGATCCGCATGAGATGCATAACCAATACCATAATCCAAAGTATGCTACCACCTTGAAACAACTGAAAGTGCAATTACAGCAATTGCAAACCAAGTATAAGGACTATGCACGGTAG
- a CDS encoding glycoside hydrolase family 88 protein, whose protein sequence is MKFDSNTKTACTIAIVLALLWNLRSEGQTRPPQWFTKSKNAAVYQLTRAAAVYQPGLTPRSIKPDGTVRLAPQSDWTCGFFPGSLWYAYELSGKKQLATDADRFTLGLDSVQHFTFTHDLGFMLYDSYGNGYRLTGNKKYLKPLENGAMNLYKRYSPVTHTIRSWDFGKWQYPVIIDNMMNVDYLFWSAKKFNKPVYAMAAKNHADVTMLNHFRKDYSSYHVVSYDTITGKAVEKVTFQGLADSSAWARGQAWGLYGFTQAYIYTHNQKYLDQAKHIAAFIMNHPRTPADKVPYWDYDAPDIPNTYRDVSAAAVMASGLLQLSTQVANGQNYFKYAEQILQSLSTDQYLYKPGTGHYFILKHSVGALPLKSEIDTPINYADYYFLEALNRYAIIKHIKLN, encoded by the coding sequence ATGAAGTTTGATAGCAACACCAAAACGGCATGTACTATTGCCATTGTTTTAGCCCTGCTGTGGAACCTGCGTTCTGAAGGGCAAACGCGCCCGCCGCAATGGTTTACCAAATCAAAAAATGCCGCCGTGTATCAACTCACCCGCGCGGCTGCGGTTTATCAGCCGGGCTTAACTCCACGCTCTATTAAACCCGATGGCACCGTGCGCCTGGCACCCCAAAGCGATTGGACCTGCGGATTTTTTCCCGGCAGTTTATGGTATGCCTACGAGCTATCGGGCAAAAAGCAACTGGCCACAGATGCTGACCGGTTTACCCTCGGACTGGACTCGGTGCAGCACTTCACCTTCACCCACGATCTGGGTTTTATGCTTTATGACTCATACGGCAATGGCTACCGCCTAACTGGCAATAAGAAATATTTAAAGCCTCTGGAAAATGGCGCCATGAATCTGTATAAACGCTACAGCCCCGTAACGCACACCATCCGCTCATGGGATTTTGGCAAGTGGCAGTACCCGGTAATTATTGATAACATGATGAATGTTGATTACCTGTTCTGGTCGGCCAAAAAGTTTAACAAACCGGTTTACGCCATGGCCGCTAAAAACCATGCTGATGTTACCATGTTGAATCACTTTAGAAAAGATTACAGCTCGTACCACGTAGTAAGTTATGATACCATTACCGGCAAGGCGGTTGAAAAAGTAACCTTTCAGGGATTGGCTGATAGCTCTGCCTGGGCACGCGGGCAAGCATGGGGCCTGTATGGCTTCACCCAAGCTTATATCTATACACACAATCAGAAATACCTGGATCAGGCCAAACACATTGCCGCGTTCATCATGAACCATCCGCGCACACCGGCCGATAAAGTTCCGTACTGGGATTATGATGCACCGGATATCCCGAACACTTATCGCGACGTATCTGCTGCAGCCGTTATGGCTTCGGGCCTGTTGCAGCTGAGTACGCAGGTAGCTAACGGCCAAAACTACTTTAAATATGCAGAGCAGATCCTGCAGTCGTTATCTACAGATCAATACCTGTACAAACCAGGCACCGGGCATTATTTTATTTTGAAACACAGTGTTGGCGCCCTTCCCCTAAAATCAGAAATAGACACCCCAATTAACTATGCCGATTATTATTTCCTGGAAGCATTAAACCGCTATGCCATTATTAAACACATTAAACTAAATTAA